The Desulfosporosinus acidiphilus SJ4 genome has a window encoding:
- the smc gene encoding chromosome segregation protein SMC produces the protein MSPENFPVFLKEIHIQGFKSFADRVKLELGHGLSVIVGPNGSGKSNVADAVRWVLGEQSAKSLRGSKMEDVIFAGSTQRKPVGVAEVSLIFDNETGIFPLDFREVTITRRVYRDGEGQYLINKASCRLKDIQELFMDTGAGKEGFSIIGQGRVEEILNLKSEERRSLIEETAGITKFRYRKKEALKRLDATTANLQRLEDIIQEIEVQLIPLAAQAQVAEQSLALMAEQKSLEIQAVVLDVADVKKKLTQATQDSETMKQSLIESQTLLSQIESQDLQQKVHLKTIDEEIQAKQGEAFRAEQAYNTIKHEQSLRLERAKNFKEQIERLSQEVSEGEDKLRQLEQRRKTLAAKQAVLGLTIEESRHKVAEQELKLADGRDHKLKEEIDRLKADLFEAMTEQANCSNALTGMRHSLASLEQQLLQIQNEQAKKEQELESLTKESEAQNQELLQLQEQAQVFQHERVRLQADLESLKRSRQEKVTELQRQRTRIDQTRARLQALQTLEDSLEGYQRGVREIMLAKKKGIREGSGLCGTVADLISVRESHEIAIETALGAGLQNIVAENEQAAKTAIAYLKAHQLGRVTFLPLDVIQGNRLSLAKAVESDPGFIGIAVNLVEYDPKYRAAMEFLLGRIVVVSDMDAATRIARASGYKLRIVTLEGDQVNPGGSLTGGSIQRKGGNLLGRSREIETLRLELIKLETVYRDKEQEFKNLEGQESELQGNLEAISQKQRQAKEREVMLKTAFDNVSNQVRRVENELRGLNQRKQGTLAEIDEITLRLKDSSEQLEKAEANARHLREEFNLREQEAQTAAEELDLSREHLTQEKVSLAKWEQELAQCLEQIEQEKVVFQESEQSLKQKKLNQVSLQNNLQKVDQEQSELNETLEEHAQVQESLQYDLMKRRQEREGLLAQAQSLEQEMHSRSQKVHDYEQRLHANDLRIVRWETECHTGLARLEEEFSLQWEEAVTYLSQEERAVIGKRVQELKRQIEEFGPINQAAIEEYPKLRERHEFMLSQQRDLIEADQTLRQLISELDETMSERFLESFNAVNAAFQEVFKELFNGGNAELSLVEPEELLETGVEIVAQPPGKKPQLLSLLSGGERALTAIALLFALLRVKPTPFCILDEIEASLDDANVQRFAEYLHRFSDSTQFVVISHRKGTMESADILYGITMEESGVSKLLSVRLHEKEEGLA, from the coding sequence ATGAGTCCTGAGAATTTCCCTGTATTCTTGAAGGAAATTCACATTCAAGGATTTAAATCGTTTGCTGATCGCGTTAAATTAGAACTGGGTCATGGACTAAGTGTCATTGTGGGCCCCAACGGCAGCGGAAAAAGTAACGTAGCTGATGCGGTTCGCTGGGTCTTGGGGGAGCAGAGCGCTAAAAGTCTTAGAGGCTCAAAAATGGAAGACGTGATTTTTGCAGGAAGTACTCAGCGCAAACCCGTTGGAGTGGCAGAAGTCTCTCTGATTTTTGATAATGAAACAGGAATTTTCCCCTTGGATTTTCGCGAAGTCACGATAACTAGGCGTGTCTATCGCGATGGGGAAGGACAATATTTAATTAACAAAGCTTCATGCCGCCTGAAGGATATTCAAGAGTTATTTATGGATACCGGTGCCGGTAAGGAAGGATTTTCGATCATTGGGCAGGGGCGGGTTGAGGAAATTTTAAATCTTAAGTCGGAAGAACGTCGATCATTGATTGAAGAAACGGCTGGGATTACAAAGTTCCGCTATCGGAAGAAAGAGGCTTTAAAGCGCCTTGATGCCACTACTGCGAATCTTCAGCGTCTTGAAGATATTATTCAGGAGATTGAAGTACAACTGATTCCTCTGGCTGCCCAAGCCCAAGTGGCCGAACAAAGTCTTGCTCTCATGGCTGAACAAAAGTCACTTGAGATTCAGGCTGTCGTTTTAGATGTTGCGGATGTCAAAAAGAAGTTGACACAGGCAACCCAGGATTCTGAAACAATGAAACAAAGCTTAATTGAGTCACAAACCCTTCTGAGTCAAATTGAAAGTCAAGATTTGCAGCAAAAAGTTCATTTAAAAACCATTGATGAAGAAATTCAGGCGAAACAGGGAGAAGCTTTTAGGGCTGAACAGGCCTATAATACGATAAAACATGAGCAAAGCCTGCGCTTAGAACGGGCTAAGAATTTTAAGGAGCAGATCGAACGTTTATCTCAAGAGGTTAGTGAAGGTGAAGATAAACTTCGTCAACTGGAGCAGCGTCGAAAAACCTTGGCGGCTAAACAGGCGGTTTTAGGCTTAACCATAGAGGAATCCCGGCATAAGGTTGCTGAACAAGAACTGAAATTAGCGGACGGCCGGGATCATAAATTGAAGGAAGAGATTGACCGTTTAAAGGCTGATCTTTTTGAAGCAATGACCGAACAAGCGAACTGTTCCAATGCTCTCACCGGCATGCGCCATTCCTTAGCTTCTTTGGAGCAGCAGCTTTTGCAGATTCAGAATGAGCAAGCTAAAAAGGAGCAAGAGCTGGAATCTCTGACAAAGGAATCTGAAGCCCAAAATCAGGAACTTCTGCAGCTGCAGGAGCAAGCTCAAGTTTTTCAGCACGAGAGAGTTCGGCTTCAGGCGGATTTGGAAAGCCTAAAGAGGTCTCGCCAAGAGAAAGTCACGGAACTGCAAAGACAGCGAACCAGAATCGATCAAACTCGTGCCCGGCTGCAAGCGCTGCAGACCTTGGAAGATTCCCTCGAGGGATATCAGCGCGGGGTGCGAGAAATTATGCTCGCCAAGAAAAAAGGGATTCGAGAGGGATCGGGACTCTGCGGGACAGTGGCTGACCTGATTTCCGTTCGCGAAAGCCATGAAATTGCTATTGAAACTGCTCTGGGGGCAGGTTTACAAAATATTGTCGCTGAAAATGAGCAGGCAGCTAAGACAGCGATTGCTTATTTAAAAGCACATCAGTTGGGCAGAGTTACGTTTCTTCCCTTGGATGTGATTCAGGGAAATAGATTAAGCCTTGCCAAAGCTGTGGAAAGTGATCCGGGATTTATTGGAATAGCCGTTAATTTAGTCGAATATGATCCCAAGTATCGGGCAGCCATGGAGTTTTTGTTGGGACGTATTGTGGTTGTCAGCGATATGGATGCTGCAACCCGGATTGCACGGGCCTCGGGGTATAAGCTGCGAATTGTCACCTTAGAAGGCGACCAGGTAAACCCTGGGGGCTCTTTAACTGGAGGAAGCATTCAGCGCAAAGGCGGAAATTTGCTGGGGCGTTCCCGTGAAATTGAAACCCTGCGTTTAGAATTAATTAAACTGGAAACAGTTTATAGGGATAAAGAGCAGGAATTTAAAAACTTAGAAGGTCAAGAAAGCGAACTGCAAGGGAACCTTGAAGCCATAAGTCAGAAACAGCGCCAGGCAAAAGAACGAGAGGTCATGCTGAAAACAGCTTTTGATAATGTCTCGAACCAGGTACGCCGGGTTGAAAACGAGCTGCGGGGGTTAAACCAGCGTAAACAGGGAACTTTGGCTGAAATAGACGAGATTACTTTGAGGTTAAAGGACAGTTCGGAACAGTTAGAGAAGGCGGAAGCAAATGCCCGCCATTTGCGCGAAGAGTTTAACCTAAGGGAGCAAGAAGCACAAACTGCTGCCGAGGAGCTCGATCTTAGCAGAGAACACTTGACTCAGGAGAAAGTAAGCTTAGCCAAGTGGGAGCAAGAACTAGCCCAGTGTTTAGAGCAAATTGAGCAGGAAAAAGTTGTTTTCCAGGAAAGCGAGCAAAGTCTTAAACAGAAAAAACTTAACCAAGTATCACTCCAAAATAATCTTCAGAAGGTTGACCAGGAACAGTCAGAGTTAAATGAAACCCTTGAGGAGCATGCCCAGGTCCAAGAGTCTTTGCAATACGATTTAATGAAGCGGAGGCAGGAGAGAGAAGGTCTCTTGGCCCAAGCCCAATCCCTTGAACAAGAGATGCACAGCCGGAGTCAAAAAGTCCACGACTATGAACAACGTTTGCACGCTAATGATCTTAGGATCGTCCGCTGGGAAACTGAATGCCATACAGGACTGGCCCGCTTGGAAGAGGAGTTTTCACTTCAGTGGGAGGAAGCAGTAACGTATCTTTCTCAAGAAGAGAGGGCTGTGATCGGGAAAAGAGTTCAAGAGTTAAAACGACAGATTGAAGAATTCGGCCCTATTAACCAAGCGGCTATCGAAGAATACCCGAAACTGCGGGAACGACATGAATTTATGCTCTCCCAGCAGAGGGATCTGATCGAAGCAGATCAGACCTTGCGCCAGTTAATCAGTGAACTTGATGAGACAATGAGTGAACGATTCCTGGAAAGCTTTAATGCAGTCAATGCCGCCTTTCAGGAAGTGTTCAAGGAACTCTTCAATGGCGGAAATGCCGAACTGTCGCTGGTGGAACCTGAGGAACTCTTGGAAACTGGTGTTGAGATTGTGGCTCAGCCGCCGGGGAAAAAGCCCCAGCTGCTTTCGTTGCTTTCCGGGGGAGAAAGAGCCCTGACGGCCATAGCTCTTTTGTTCGCTCTCTTACGCGTAAAACCAACGCCGTTCTGCATTCTAGATGAGATAGAAGCATCCCTGGACGATGCTAATGTACAGAGGTTCGCGGAGTATCTTCACCGCTTTTCAGATTCAACTCAGTTTGTGGTTATTTCCCACCGCAAAGGGACGATGGAATCGGCCGATATCTTATATGGGATTACCATGGAAGAGAGCGGGGTATCCAAGCTGCTTTCGGTGCGGCTGCATGAGAAGGAAGAGGGACTTGCGTGA
- the rnc gene encoding ribonuclease III: MGQKNHNSTNTSSQPEGKAGRKRYGFAPGKKELGLNLAKRLGLDTPPNRLFITALTHPSYVFENPQFGRENNQRLEFLGDAILDFVIAEYLYLNYPDRPEGELTKMRAAVVNETTLAHKARDISLGQELLLGKGEQVSGGRERPSILADAWEAVIGAIYLQYGFQEARRVILEMLKPPIEEVAKGNYGDYKTMLQEKAQRQEIEVGYQILVEEGPDHNKSFTAGVFLQGNLMGKGIGRTKKEAEQHAAQQVLENWGKENDES; encoded by the coding sequence ATGGGACAAAAGAACCACAACTCGACGAATACCTCTTCTCAGCCGGAGGGAAAAGCGGGGCGGAAACGATATGGATTTGCTCCCGGCAAAAAAGAACTAGGACTTAATTTAGCGAAACGATTGGGATTGGATACTCCTCCCAATCGACTCTTTATTACGGCTCTGACTCATCCATCCTATGTCTTTGAAAATCCGCAGTTCGGCAGGGAGAATAATCAACGTCTGGAGTTTCTGGGAGATGCCATTTTAGATTTTGTGATTGCCGAGTATTTATACCTGAATTACCCTGACCGCCCGGAAGGGGAACTCACCAAGATGAGAGCTGCTGTCGTCAATGAGACGACCTTGGCCCACAAGGCTCGTGACATTAGTTTGGGTCAAGAGCTCTTGCTGGGGAAGGGAGAACAGGTTTCCGGGGGTCGGGAAAGACCCTCAATTTTAGCCGATGCCTGGGAGGCCGTCATTGGCGCGATTTATTTACAATATGGATTTCAAGAAGCACGGCGTGTTATTTTAGAAATGCTCAAACCCCCCATTGAAGAAGTTGCCAAAGGAAATTATGGTGACTACAAAACGATGCTGCAAGAAAAAGCACAGCGACAGGAGATTGAAGTAGGATACCAAATCTTGGTAGAGGAAGGTCCGGATCACAATAAGTCCTTCACGGCAGGCGTTTTTCTTCAAGGGAATTTGATGGGAAAAGGAATAGGGCGTACTAAAAAAGAGGCGGAGCAGCATGCTGCCCAACAGGTCTTAGAGAATTGGGGGAAAGAAAACGATGAGTCCTGA
- the fabF gene encoding beta-ketoacyl-ACP synthase II, translating to MKHRAVITGMGVITPVGNQLNEFWNNLISGNSGIGLLTRFDTSTLSTKVAGEVKNFEPTEWIDKKESRHMDRFSQFAIAAAKLAVQDSGLDFEKVNKERAGAVMGCGIGGVITFEEQKEVLMNRGTGRVSPFFVPMLIGNMAAGHLSIEFGLQGSSMTIVTACASATNAVGEALRQIQRGEADVVLCGGTEAPLTALAFAGFCSMKAMSTEKENPEQACRPFDKRRSGFVMGEGAGVLVLESLEHAKARGARIYAELAGYGSTSDAYHITTPVPGGDGAARAMKMAIDDACLSPSEVDYINAHGTGTGPNDSTETAAIKTVFGDAAAKLAISSTKSMTGHLMGAAGAIEAIICALAIDRGAIPPTANYGEPDPECDLDYVPNQARHQEVKVSMSNSLGFGGHNATVVLKRFAE from the coding sequence TTGAAACATCGTGCAGTAATCACGGGAATGGGCGTTATCACTCCCGTTGGCAATCAACTTAACGAATTTTGGAATAATTTAATTTCAGGCAACTCAGGAATCGGGTTGTTAACTCGTTTTGATACTTCTACGCTGTCGACGAAAGTTGCGGGAGAAGTTAAAAACTTTGAACCTACGGAGTGGATTGATAAAAAAGAAAGCCGCCATATGGACCGTTTTTCCCAATTTGCCATCGCTGCCGCAAAACTCGCTGTTCAGGATTCCGGACTTGATTTTGAAAAGGTCAATAAGGAACGTGCCGGGGCCGTGATGGGGTGCGGAATCGGCGGAGTCATTACCTTTGAAGAACAAAAGGAGGTTCTGATGAACCGGGGCACCGGCAGAGTAAGTCCCTTTTTTGTTCCTATGTTAATCGGCAATATGGCAGCAGGACATTTATCCATTGAGTTTGGGCTGCAAGGTTCAAGTATGACCATTGTTACAGCTTGTGCTTCAGCAACCAATGCGGTAGGAGAGGCCCTGCGCCAGATTCAGCGCGGAGAGGCAGATGTTGTTTTATGCGGGGGTACTGAAGCTCCCTTAACTGCTCTGGCCTTTGCCGGTTTTTGTTCCATGAAAGCGATGTCCACGGAAAAGGAAAACCCGGAGCAAGCCTGCCGGCCTTTTGACAAGCGGCGCAGCGGTTTTGTTATGGGCGAAGGTGCCGGTGTTCTGGTTTTGGAATCCTTAGAACATGCCAAGGCTCGCGGGGCACGGATTTATGCCGAACTTGCAGGTTATGGCAGTACTTCTGATGCGTATCATATAACGACTCCGGTTCCCGGTGGTGACGGCGCAGCACGGGCTATGAAAATGGCGATAGATGATGCCTGCTTGAGTCCCAGTGAAGTGGATTACATCAATGCTCATGGAACGGGTACCGGGCCTAATGATTCTACTGAAACTGCGGCTATCAAAACCGTCTTTGGCGACGCTGCTGCAAAATTAGCCATCAGTTCAACGAAGTCTATGACGGGACATTTAATGGGAGCTGCCGGAGCCATTGAGGCTATTATTTGTGCCTTGGCCATAGATCGCGGTGCAATTCCGCCTACGGCAAATTACGGAGAGCCTGATCCGGAATGTGACTTGGATTATGTTCCTAATCAAGCTCGTCACCAGGAGGTCAAGGTTTCAATGTCTAATTCCTTAGGGTTTGGGGGGCATAACGCAACGGTTGTCTTGAAAAGATTTGCCGAATAA
- a CDS encoding NAD(P)H-dependent flavin oxidoreductase — MKIPELHIADLVAKIPIIQGGMAVRISMAPLAAAVAEEGGIGLIAGSGLSVEELIAEIREARRRTKGIIGVNIMFAVREFAQLVHAAFEEKIDLLVSGAGFSRDMFTWGKEKGIPVVPIVSTAKLAKLSEKLGAAAVIVEGTEAGGHLGTDRSIHEILPEVITAVNIPVIGAGGVTDGHGVAEMLKSGADGVQMGTRFAVSKESSAAAEWKNEMIKAKEEDIVIIHSPVGLPGRGIRNPFTKALEDHSDVKPNGCSLCLKHCEGNFCIMRRLIKAQQGDVQEGLIFSGAKVHKINEVQSVHEIFENIKAGIEEA; from the coding sequence GTGAAAATACCCGAACTTCATATCGCAGATTTAGTTGCAAAAATACCAATCATTCAAGGAGGAATGGCTGTTCGCATATCTATGGCCCCCCTGGCAGCCGCTGTGGCTGAGGAAGGTGGAATTGGCCTCATTGCTGGCAGCGGTTTGTCTGTGGAAGAATTAATCGCTGAAATTCGTGAAGCTCGCCGGCGTACGAAAGGGATTATTGGAGTCAATATAATGTTTGCCGTGCGTGAATTTGCTCAGTTAGTTCATGCCGCCTTTGAGGAAAAAATTGACCTTTTAGTGTCAGGGGCGGGATTCTCAAGAGATATGTTTACATGGGGTAAGGAAAAGGGCATTCCGGTGGTACCGATAGTCTCTACCGCCAAATTGGCTAAGTTATCCGAGAAATTGGGGGCAGCCGCTGTTATTGTTGAAGGAACAGAAGCCGGCGGCCATCTTGGAACGGATCGTTCAATCCACGAAATCCTTCCGGAAGTTATTACTGCTGTGAATATTCCTGTCATTGGTGCAGGAGGGGTTACAGACGGGCATGGTGTGGCAGAAATGCTGAAGTCCGGAGCAGACGGCGTGCAAATGGGAACCCGTTTCGCTGTTAGTAAAGAGAGCAGTGCTGCTGCAGAATGGAAAAACGAAATGATCAAGGCCAAGGAAGAGGATATTGTAATTATTCATAGTCCGGTAGGTTTACCGGGCAGGGGGATTAGAAATCCATTCACGAAAGCTCTGGAGGATCATAGTGATGTCAAGCCTAATGGATGCAGTCTCTGCCTCAAACATTGTGAGGGGAACTTCTGCATTATGCGCCGTTTGATAAAGGCACAACAAGGCGATGTCCAAGAGGGATTGATTTTTTCCGGTGCCAAAGTCCACAAAATTAATGAAGTTCAGTCAGTTCATGAAATCTTTGAAAACATCAAAGCCGGTATAGAAGAGGCTTAA
- the acpP gene encoding acyl carrier protein, with the protein MGVFEQVKAIVVEQLGVDEATVTQETSFEELNADSLDIVELIMALEEAFDMDIPDEEAEKIRTVGDAVNYIKENK; encoded by the coding sequence ATGGGAGTTTTCGAACAAGTGAAAGCCATCGTCGTCGAACAACTTGGGGTCGACGAAGCAACGGTTACCCAGGAGACCTCCTTTGAAGAGCTGAATGCCGATTCTTTGGACATCGTTGAATTGATTATGGCTCTGGAAGAGGCCTTCGATATGGATATTCCGGACGAAGAAGCAGAAAAAATCCGGACAGTCGGGGATGCAGTCAATTACATCAAAGAAAACAAATAA